One region of Bacillus zhangzhouensis genomic DNA includes:
- a CDS encoding 2-oxo acid dehydrogenase subunit E2 codes for MAFEFKLPDIGEGIHEGEIVKWFVKPNDEINEDDVLAEVQNDKAVVEIPSPVKGKVLELKVEEGTVATVGQTIITLDAPGYENLQFKGSEEEGEAKTEAQVQGTAEAGNEPEKKEVAQEEAAAATGAGAQEQVDADPNKRVIAMPSVRKYAREKGVEIYKVAGSGKNGRVLKEDIDSFVNGGSAAQAAAPQAAESAKEAAAAPQAAAAPVLEGEFPETREKMSGIRKAIAKAMVNSKHTAPHVTLMDEVDVTNLVAHRKQFKQVAADQGIKLTYLPYVVKALTSALKKYPVLNTSIDDKTDEVVQKHYYNIGIAADTEKGLLVPVVKNADRKAIFKISNEINELATKARDGKLAPAEMKGASCTITNIGSAGGQWFTPVINHPEVAILGIGRIAEKAVVRDGEIVAAPVLALSLSFDHRMIDGATAQNALNHIKRLLNDPQLILMEA; via the coding sequence GTGGCATTTGAATTTAAACTTCCGGACATCGGAGAAGGTATCCACGAAGGTGAGATCGTTAAGTGGTTTGTTAAACCAAACGACGAAATTAATGAAGATGACGTTTTAGCAGAGGTACAAAATGATAAAGCAGTTGTAGAAATTCCTTCACCTGTTAAAGGAAAAGTATTAGAATTAAAAGTTGAAGAGGGAACAGTTGCAACTGTAGGGCAAACAATCATTACGTTGGATGCACCTGGTTACGAAAATCTTCAATTTAAAGGCAGCGAAGAAGAAGGCGAAGCAAAAACTGAAGCTCAAGTACAAGGTACTGCTGAAGCTGGTAACGAGCCAGAGAAGAAAGAAGTAGCACAAGAAGAAGCGGCAGCAGCAACTGGTGCAGGCGCGCAAGAGCAAGTAGATGCTGATCCAAACAAACGCGTGATCGCTATGCCATCTGTACGTAAATATGCTCGCGAAAAAGGCGTTGAAATTTACAAAGTTGCAGGATCTGGTAAAAACGGACGTGTGCTAAAAGAAGATATCGACAGCTTCGTTAATGGTGGTTCTGCAGCGCAAGCAGCAGCACCTCAAGCAGCTGAAAGTGCGAAAGAAGCGGCAGCAGCACCTCAAGCGGCGGCAGCTCCAGTTCTTGAAGGAGAATTCCCAGAAACTCGCGAGAAAATGAGCGGAATCCGCAAAGCAATCGCGAAAGCAATGGTGAACTCTAAGCATACAGCTCCTCACGTAACATTAATGGATGAAGTTGATGTAACAAACCTTGTTGCACATCGTAAACAATTCAAACAAGTTGCAGCTGATCAAGGAATCAAGTTAACTTACTTGCCTTACGTTGTAAAAGCTCTAACTTCTGCTTTGAAAAAGTACCCAGTACTTAACACTTCTATCGATGATAAAACGGATGAAGTTGTTCAAAAGCATTACTACAACATCGGAATTGCAGCTGATACTGAAAAAGGCTTGCTAGTTCCAGTTGTGAAAAATGCAGATCGCAAAGCAATTTTCAAAATTTCTAACGAAATCAATGAGCTTGCAACAAAAGCACGTGATGGTAAATTGGCTCCAGCTGAAATGAAAGGTGCATCTTGCACAATCACAAACATCGGTTCTGCTGGTGGACAATGGTTTACTCCAGTTATCAACCACCCAGAAGTAGCAATCCTTGGTATTGGCCGTATCGCTGAAAAAGCGGTTGTTCGTGATGGCGAGATCGTTGCAGCTCCAGTCTTAGCTCTTTCCCTAAGCTTTGACCACCGTATGATCGACGGAGCTACTGCGCAAAATGCCCTTAACCACATCAAGCGTTTATTGAATGATCCACAATTAATTTTAATGGAGGCGTAA
- the lpdA gene encoding dihydrolipoyl dehydrogenase, translated as MVVGDFPIETDTLVIGAGPGGYVAAIRAAQLGQKVTIVEKGTLGGVCLNVGCIPSKALINAGHRFENAKHSEDMGIKAENVTVDFTKVQEWKASVVGKLTGGVQGLLKGNKVDIVKGEAYFVDSNSVRVMDENSAQTYTFKNAILATGSRPIELPAFKYTDRVINSTGALALKEVPKKLVVIGGGYIGTELGTAYANFGTEVVILEGGDEILPGFEKQMSSLVKRNLKKKGNVEIHTNALAKGVEEKSDGVTVTFEVKGEEKTVDADYVLVTVGRRPNTDELGLEQVGVELTDRGVVKTDKQCRTSVSNIYAIGDIIDGPPLAHKASYEGKIAAEAIAGEPAEIDYLGIPAVVFSEPELATVGYTEAEAKEEGIEIVAAKFPFAANGRALSLDATDGFMKMITRKEDGLVIGAQIAGVGASDMISELSLAIEAGVTAEDIAMTIHAHPTLGEITMETAEVAIGSPIHIVK; from the coding sequence ATGGTAGTAGGAGATTTCCCAATCGAAACAGATACTCTTGTCATCGGTGCAGGTCCTGGTGGATATGTAGCTGCTATTCGTGCTGCACAGCTTGGACAAAAAGTAACAATCGTTGAAAAAGGAACACTTGGCGGTGTATGTCTAAACGTTGGCTGTATTCCTTCAAAAGCATTAATCAATGCTGGCCATCGTTTCGAAAATGCTAAGCATTCTGAAGACATGGGTATCAAAGCTGAAAACGTAACAGTTGATTTCACAAAAGTTCAAGAGTGGAAAGCTTCTGTTGTGGGTAAATTAACAGGTGGAGTTCAAGGTCTTCTTAAAGGAAATAAAGTAGACATCGTCAAAGGTGAAGCTTATTTCGTAGACAGCAACTCTGTACGTGTAATGGATGAAAATTCAGCACAGACTTACACTTTCAAAAATGCAATTCTGGCAACTGGATCTCGTCCAATTGAATTGCCTGCTTTTAAATACACAGACCGCGTGATCAATTCAACTGGTGCTTTAGCGCTTAAAGAAGTACCTAAAAAGTTAGTTGTTATCGGTGGTGGATATATCGGTACGGAGCTTGGTACTGCTTATGCAAACTTTGGAACAGAAGTTGTGATCCTTGAAGGTGGAGACGAAATCCTTCCAGGTTTCGAAAAGCAAATGAGCTCATTGGTTAAACGTAACCTGAAGAAAAAAGGAAACGTTGAAATCCATACAAACGCTCTTGCAAAAGGCGTTGAAGAAAAATCTGATGGTGTCACTGTTACGTTCGAAGTAAAAGGTGAAGAAAAAACAGTGGATGCTGATTACGTACTTGTTACTGTTGGTCGTCGTCCAAACACAGATGAGCTTGGTCTTGAGCAAGTTGGTGTTGAATTGACTGACCGCGGAGTTGTCAAAACGGACAAACAATGCCGTACAAGCGTATCTAATATCTATGCAATTGGTGACATCATTGATGGACCACCACTTGCACACAAAGCTTCTTACGAAGGTAAAATTGCTGCTGAAGCAATCGCTGGAGAGCCAGCTGAAATTGATTATCTTGGTATTCCTGCTGTTGTATTCTCTGAGCCAGAACTTGCAACTGTTGGATACACTGAAGCAGAAGCAAAAGAAGAAGGAATTGAAATCGTTGCAGCGAAATTCCCATTCGCAGCGAACGGACGTGCACTTTCTCTTGATGCAACTGACGGCTTCATGAAAATGATCACTCGTAAAGAGGATGGTCTAGTTATCGGTGCACAAATCGCAGGTGTTGGCGCTTCTGATATGATTTCAGAGCTTAGCCTTGCAATCGAAGCTGGAGTGACTGCTGAAGATATCGCTATGACAATTCACGCTCACCCAACATTAGGTGAAATTACAATGGAAACGGCTGAAGTAGCAATTGGAAGCCCAATCCACATCGTAAAATAA
- a CDS encoding GapA-binding peptide SR1P — translation MGTIICQDCNETIDQFENEKVTTLYGTCGHCHCCDEASE, via the coding sequence GTGGGTACAATTATTTGTCAAGATTGCAATGAAACCATTGATCAATTTGAAAATGAAAAAGTGACAACGCTATACGGAACGTGTGGTCACTGTCATTGCTGTGATGAAGCCTCTGAATAA
- a CDS encoding IS3 family transposase (programmed frameshift) yields MGTRISYPVEVKQKAVDMRLAGVSMKEIMEELNIKNKTQVQTWVRWHKAGDTHRFEQPVGKQYTYGKGPEYSSELERLQAENRYLSQQNEVFKKVQRIGKEVDKETSIKLVEELCKTMTVQDICVHLGISRSSYYRWKKDRTQNHSKRQLEKQIGTLCREHKYRYGYRKITALLKMRMRINHKTVQRIMQKNQWQCRVKMKKRKKNGQPYAVAGNVLDRNFQSDRPLEKLVTDITYLPYGQKPLYLSSILDLYNGEVIAFTIGDKQDTDFILNTLDQLPALPENCVLHSDQGSVYTSYEYQKAVHIKGITMSMSRKGTPADNASIESFHSTLKSETFYLNRIDRTTTSIVERTVKDYIYYYNNIRIQTKLNNQSPINYRQLAV; encoded by the exons ATGGGGACAAGAATAAGTTATCCGGTTGAAGTCAAACAGAAGGCTGTAGACATGAGATTGGCAGGCGTATCTATGAAAGAGATCATGGAGGAATTGAATATCAAGAATAAGACGCAGGTTCAGACATGGGTGAGGTGGCATAAGGCTGGGGATACACACCGGTTCGAACAGCCTGTTGGAAAACAATATACCTATGGAAAGGGGCCCGAGTACTCTTCCGAATTAGAGAGACTACAGGCAGAAAATCGCTATCTGAGTCAACAGAATGAAGTTT TTAAAAAAGTACAACGAATTGGAAAGGAAGTTGATAAGGAAACGTCAATCAAACTGGTAGAAGAATTGTGCAAAACGATGACGGTACAGGACATTTGTGTCCACTTAGGTATCTCACGTAGTTCGTACTATAGATGGAAAAAGGATCGGACTCAGAATCATTCTAAAAGACAGCTAGAGAAACAAATCGGCACGTTGTGCCGAGAGCACAAGTATCGATATGGATATCGAAAAATCACAGCCCTACTAAAAATGAGAATGCGTATTAACCATAAAACTGTTCAACGTATTATGCAGAAAAACCAGTGGCAGTGCCGGGTTAAAATGAAAAAGCGTAAGAAGAATGGGCAGCCCTATGCCGTGGCCGGTAATGTACTGGATCGAAACTTTCAGTCTGATCGCCCTCTTGAAAAACTAGTAACGGACATCACATATTTGCCTTATGGACAGAAACCATTGTATCTTTCCAGTATATTGGATTTATATAATGGAGAAGTGATTGCTTTTACGATTGGTGATAAGCAGGACACAGACTTTATCTTAAACACACTTGATCAGCTCCCAGCACTGCCTGAGAACTGCGTGTTACATAGCGACCAAGGTTCTGTGTATACATCTTACGAGTATCAGAAAGCTGTTCATATAAAAGGCATTACCATGAGCATGTCCCGTAAAGGGACACCCGCTGATAATGCCTCCATCGAATCGTTTCATTCCACGCTAAAGTCTGAAACGTTCTATCTTAACAGGATTGACCGAACTACAACTTCCATCGTAGAACGCACTGTCAAAGATTACATTTATTATTATAACAACATTCGTATTCAAACGAAACTAAACAACCAATCACCGATAAACTATCGGCAATTGGCTGTATAA
- a CDS encoding aminotransferase class I/II-fold pyridoxal phosphate-dependent enzyme → MSQHDTPLFTGLKKHAATNPVQFHIPGHKKGAGMDPEFKAFIGDNALSIDLINIEPLDDLHSPRGMIKEAQELAAEAFGADHTFFSIQGTSGAIMTMVMTVCGPGDKIIVPRNVHKSIMSAIVFSGAIPVFIHPEIDKVLGISHGITPQSAKKALTEHPDAKGLLVINPTYFGISADLKSIVDIAHSFDVPVLVDEAHGVHIHFHNELPLSAMQAGADMAATSVHKLGGSLTQSSILNMKEGLVSKDRVQSILSMLTTTSTSYLLLASLDVARKRLATEGKALADEAIRLAESARDRLNQIDGITCIGKEVLGSASTYDYDPTKLIISIKDLGLNGHDVEKWLRESYRIEVELSDLYNILCIVTPGDSDETIDTLVTAMQEIAAASTRDGGKQAVTDVLLPEIPSLAMTPRNAFYATTEVIPFKEAVGRIIAEFVMVYPPGIPIFIPGEIITEENIAYIFKNIEIGLPVQGPEDSTLEMIRVIKEQKPIL, encoded by the coding sequence TTGTCACAACATGATACACCCTTATTCACTGGACTAAAAAAACACGCAGCAACCAATCCAGTCCAATTTCACATTCCAGGCCATAAAAAAGGAGCCGGAATGGATCCTGAATTTAAAGCATTCATTGGCGACAATGCATTAAGCATTGACCTCATTAATATAGAACCTCTCGATGATTTACATTCACCTCGAGGGATGATAAAAGAAGCGCAGGAGCTTGCTGCTGAAGCCTTCGGTGCTGATCATACGTTTTTCTCCATTCAAGGAACAAGCGGCGCTATCATGACAATGGTAATGACGGTATGCGGACCTGGAGATAAAATCATCGTTCCGCGTAACGTCCATAAATCAATTATGTCCGCGATTGTATTTTCAGGCGCTATTCCTGTTTTTATTCACCCAGAAATAGACAAAGTGCTTGGCATCTCTCACGGGATTACTCCTCAATCAGCCAAAAAGGCGCTCACTGAGCATCCAGATGCGAAAGGTTTGCTTGTCATTAATCCAACGTATTTTGGTATTTCAGCAGACTTAAAATCAATCGTAGACATTGCCCATTCATTTGATGTGCCTGTCCTTGTCGATGAAGCTCACGGTGTGCATATACATTTTCACAATGAGCTTCCCCTCTCTGCGATGCAGGCAGGTGCCGACATGGCAGCAACAAGTGTCCATAAACTCGGCGGCTCTCTTACGCAGAGCTCTATTTTAAATATGAAGGAAGGGCTTGTTTCAAAAGACCGCGTGCAATCGATTTTGAGTATGCTGACGACAACGTCCACTTCATATTTGCTCTTAGCGTCACTTGATGTCGCCAGAAAACGATTAGCCACTGAAGGGAAGGCACTAGCTGATGAAGCGATTCGTTTGGCTGAATCAGCGAGAGACCGCTTGAATCAAATTGACGGCATTACCTGCATTGGCAAGGAAGTACTCGGTTCAGCTTCTACTTACGATTATGACCCAACAAAATTAATTATCTCCATTAAAGATCTTGGGTTAAACGGACATGATGTCGAAAAATGGCTGAGAGAAAGCTATCGAATTGAAGTAGAGCTCTCTGACCTCTACAACATTTTATGTATCGTAACCCCTGGCGATTCAGATGAGACAATTGATACGCTCGTAACGGCGATGCAGGAAATTGCCGCCGCCTCTACTCGTGACGGCGGCAAACAAGCGGTAACGGACGTGCTGCTGCCTGAGATCCCATCGCTTGCTATGACGCCGCGTAACGCCTTTTATGCCACAACAGAAGTGATTCCGTTTAAGGAAGCAGTCGGCCGTATCATCGCAGAGTTTGTGATGGTGTATCCGCCAGGTATTCCGATTTTTATACCAGGTGAAATTATCACAGAAGAAAATATAGCGTATATCTTTAAAAATATTGAAATTGGACTCCCTGTCCAAGGACCTGAAGATTCAACGCTTGAAATGATCCGTGTAATTAAAGAACAAAAACCAATTTTATAA
- a CDS encoding UPF0223 family protein encodes MEYQYPMDVDWTTEEKIAVISFFQAVEKAYEKGIAKQELLEAYKRFKEVVPSKAEEKTHCAAFEKGSGYSPYHAVKTAREAEETAIIRM; translated from the coding sequence ATGGAATATCAATATCCAATGGATGTCGACTGGACGACAGAGGAAAAGATTGCGGTCATTTCATTTTTTCAGGCTGTTGAAAAAGCTTATGAAAAAGGAATTGCGAAGCAAGAGTTATTAGAAGCTTATAAACGATTTAAAGAGGTTGTGCCATCAAAAGCAGAGGAAAAAACGCATTGTGCGGCGTTTGAAAAAGGAAGCGGGTATTCCCCTTATCACGCAGTGAAAACCGCAAGAGAGGCAGAAGAGACAGCCATTATACGTATGTAA
- a CDS encoding DUF1054 domain-containing protein, whose amino-acid sequence MSEMRFRDEDFETFTVDGLDERMTVLKERVRPKLEALGEHFAPLLSSITGDEMFAHVAKHARRSVNPPNDTWVAFANSKRGYKKLPHFQIGLWKTHVFVWFALIYESPVKGEYGQLFEKELDTIQQKIPQDFVWSKDHMKPDVMRHSELDSEQLKTLFERVQTVKKAELLCGIQLPREEVVQMNNEEFLSKIENAFRTLTYLYRFTQKESV is encoded by the coding sequence ATGAGTGAAATGCGTTTTAGAGATGAAGATTTTGAAACTTTCACAGTTGATGGTTTAGATGAACGAATGACTGTATTAAAAGAAAGAGTCCGTCCAAAGCTTGAGGCACTTGGCGAACATTTTGCACCACTTCTTTCTTCTATTACAGGAGACGAAATGTTTGCACACGTCGCAAAGCATGCTCGAAGATCTGTCAACCCGCCAAATGATACGTGGGTTGCTTTTGCAAACAGTAAGCGCGGATATAAAAAACTCCCTCATTTTCAAATTGGGCTTTGGAAAACACATGTCTTTGTCTGGTTTGCGCTCATTTATGAATCTCCAGTAAAAGGTGAGTACGGCCAGCTATTTGAAAAAGAGCTAGACACTATCCAGCAGAAAATACCGCAGGATTTTGTTTGGTCTAAAGATCATATGAAACCAGATGTCATGCGTCACAGCGAACTAGATTCCGAACAGCTGAAAACGCTGTTTGAACGTGTTCAAACAGTCAAGAAAGCCGAGCTTCTTTGCGGCATTCAGCTGCCTAGAGAGGAAGTCGTTCAAATGAATAATGAAGAATTCCTATCAAAAATCGAAAATGCCTTCCGCACACTGACGTATCTATACCGCTTCACACAGAAAGAATCTGTATAA
- a CDS encoding inositol monophosphatase family protein codes for MTNWVEIDRLAKLWVKEAGSRIKASMQEGLSIETKSNPNDLVTNIDRETERFFIEKIQSTFSDHHILGEEGQGEEVTSLDGIVWIIDPIDGTMNFVHQKRNFAISIGIFENGVGKIGLIYDVIHDELYHAIKGKGAYMNDILLPPLKDVEIEKAIVGINPTWAIESPYFDAKPFARLVRDVRGTRTIGSAALELAYIASGRSDAYVTLRLAPWDYAAGCVLLDEVGAVYSNIHGERLTFLDKNSIVAGNQSICEKILHDYIKGSGNKK; via the coding sequence ATGACAAACTGGGTGGAAATTGACCGTCTTGCAAAGCTCTGGGTAAAAGAAGCAGGGAGCCGTATAAAAGCGTCCATGCAGGAAGGTCTATCAATTGAAACAAAATCAAATCCAAATGATCTTGTCACGAATATCGATAGAGAAACAGAACGTTTTTTTATCGAAAAAATACAGTCGACATTTTCAGATCATCACATTTTAGGAGAAGAGGGGCAAGGGGAAGAGGTGACCTCGCTCGATGGAATTGTGTGGATTATTGATCCGATCGATGGCACAATGAACTTTGTCCATCAAAAACGCAACTTTGCCATTTCAATCGGGATATTTGAAAATGGTGTGGGGAAAATTGGTCTTATTTATGACGTCATTCATGATGAGCTCTACCATGCCATTAAAGGAAAAGGAGCCTATATGAACGATATCCTGCTCCCGCCATTAAAAGATGTGGAGATTGAAAAAGCCATTGTGGGTATTAATCCGACATGGGCGATTGAAAGTCCTTATTTTGACGCCAAACCGTTTGCTCGTCTCGTGCGTGACGTGAGAGGGACACGAACGATTGGATCAGCTGCCCTTGAGCTTGCTTATATTGCAAGCGGCAGAAGTGACGCATATGTCACGTTAAGGCTTGCGCCGTGGGATTATGCAGCAGGCTGCGTACTGCTTGATGAAGTAGGAGCCGTTTACTCAAATATTCACGGAGAACGTCTTACGTTCCTAGACAAAAACAGCATAGTGGCCGGAAATCAATCCATTTGTGAAAAAATCTTGCATGATTACATAAAAGGAAGCGGGAATAAAAAATAA
- a CDS encoding YlaF family protein, which yields MKQIKWLLLLCALLAVVSMAFIGVFLAEKNILGTCLSIVFTMIFMGTGFTLKRKLNVQS from the coding sequence ATGAAACAAATCAAATGGCTTCTATTATTATGTGCATTACTTGCAGTTGTCAGTATGGCGTTTATTGGGGTATTTCTTGCAGAAAAAAACATACTGGGCACATGTTTAAGTATAGTGTTCACCATGATTTTCATGGGTACAGGATTTACATTAAAAAGAAAATTAAACGTGCAATCATAA
- the typA gene encoding translational GTPase TypA, which yields MKLRKDLRNIAIIAHVDHGKTTLVDQLLHQAGTFRANENIAERAMDSNDLERERGITILAKNTAIHYKDTRINILDTPGHADFGGEVERIMKMVDGVLLVVDAYEGCMPQTRFVLKKALEQNLTPIVVVNKIDRDFARPAEVVDEVIDLFIELDATEEQLEFPVVYASAINGTASNDASKQDENMESLFEAIVNHIPCPVDNHEDPLQFQVALLDYNDYVGRIGIGRVFRGTMQVGQQVALMKVDGTVKQFRVTKIFGFQGLKRVEINEAKAGDLVAVSGMEDINVGETVCPVEHQEALPILRIDEPTLQMTFVVNNSPFAGREGKYVTSRKIEERLEQQLQTDVSLRVDPTDSPDAWVVSGRGELHLSILIENMRREGFELQVSKPEVIVKEVDGVRCEPVERVQIDVPEEHTGSVMESMGARKGEMIDMINNGNGQVRLIFTVPSRGLIGYTTEFLSLTRGFGILNHTFDSYQPMQSGQVGGRRQGVLVSMETGKATAYGIQGVEERGVIFVEPGTEVYQGMIVGEHNRENDLVVNVSRMKQQTNVRSATKDQTVSMKKPRIMSLEESLEYLNEDEYCEVTPESIRLRKKILDKNEREKAAKKKKLAGLS from the coding sequence GTGAAACTTCGAAAAGACCTTCGCAACATCGCAATTATTGCCCACGTTGACCATGGTAAAACGACGCTTGTTGACCAATTGCTCCATCAAGCTGGTACTTTCCGTGCAAATGAAAATATCGCTGAGAGAGCCATGGATTCAAATGATTTAGAGCGAGAGCGCGGTATTACGATTTTAGCTAAAAATACTGCGATCCATTATAAAGATACACGCATTAATATTTTAGATACACCAGGACACGCCGATTTCGGTGGTGAAGTTGAGCGTATCATGAAAATGGTAGATGGTGTACTCCTCGTTGTGGATGCTTATGAAGGCTGTATGCCTCAAACACGCTTTGTGCTGAAAAAAGCACTTGAGCAAAACTTAACACCAATCGTTGTCGTCAATAAAATTGACCGTGACTTTGCTCGTCCGGCTGAAGTAGTCGATGAAGTGATTGACTTGTTCATTGAATTGGATGCAACAGAAGAACAGCTTGAATTCCCAGTTGTCTATGCATCAGCAATCAATGGTACAGCAAGTAATGATGCGAGCAAGCAAGATGAAAACATGGAATCTTTGTTTGAAGCCATTGTTAACCACATTCCTTGCCCAGTTGATAACCATGAAGATCCGCTTCAATTCCAAGTGGCGCTACTTGATTACAATGATTATGTTGGCAGAATTGGAATCGGCCGTGTATTCAGAGGAACGATGCAAGTAGGACAGCAAGTGGCCTTGATGAAAGTCGACGGCACTGTGAAACAATTCCGTGTAACAAAAATCTTTGGTTTCCAAGGGTTAAAGCGAGTGGAAATTAACGAAGCGAAAGCGGGAGATCTTGTCGCTGTATCTGGAATGGAAGACATCAACGTAGGTGAAACGGTTTGTCCGGTAGAACACCAAGAGGCACTTCCAATCCTTCGTATTGATGAGCCGACACTTCAAATGACGTTTGTTGTAAACAACAGCCCATTTGCAGGCCGTGAAGGAAAATATGTGACATCACGTAAAATCGAAGAGCGTTTAGAGCAGCAGCTTCAAACAGACGTCAGTCTTCGTGTAGATCCAACGGATTCACCTGATGCTTGGGTTGTTTCTGGACGCGGAGAGCTTCACTTATCCATTCTCATTGAGAATATGAGACGTGAAGGATTTGAATTACAAGTATCGAAGCCAGAAGTTATTGTAAAAGAAGTTGATGGTGTTCGATGTGAGCCTGTAGAGCGCGTTCAAATTGATGTACCAGAAGAGCATACTGGCTCTGTCATGGAATCAATGGGTGCAAGAAAAGGTGAAATGATTGACATGATCAATAATGGTAACGGTCAAGTTCGCCTGATCTTTACAGTGCCATCACGTGGTTTAATTGGATATACAACTGAATTTCTTTCATTAACTCGTGGTTTTGGTATTTTGAACCATACGTTTGACAGCTACCAGCCAATGCAGTCTGGTCAAGTTGGCGGACGCCGTCAAGGAGTACTTGTTTCAATGGAAACAGGTAAAGCGACTGCTTACGGAATCCAAGGTGTTGAAGAGCGCGGTGTGATCTTCGTTGAGCCGGGTACTGAAGTATATCAAGGGATGATTGTTGGGGAGCATAACCGTGAGAACGACCTTGTTGTGAACGTAAGCCGGATGAAACAACAAACAAACGTACGTTCAGCGACGAAAGATCAAACGGTTAGCATGAAAAAACCTCGTATTATGTCACTTGAGGAATCTCTTGAGTACTTGAATGAAGACGAATACTGTGAGGTTACACCTGAATCAATTCGTCTTAGAAAGAAAATTTTAGACAAAAACGAACGTGAGAAAGCAGCGAAGAAGAAAAAGCTAGCAGGATTATCTTAA
- a CDS encoding YlaH-like family protein: MNDQEVSENLSFFAMLFRVDENPQTGMWLLYGTILVLAIIVFKLGFARRLPILKAFVIYLFLIFGCTFLTFLGIFLPVAEGLVVAAAILIIYKIRLHRAKKEGTVNT, translated from the coding sequence TTGAATGATCAGGAAGTAAGTGAAAATCTATCCTTTTTCGCGATGCTGTTTCGTGTCGATGAAAATCCGCAAACAGGGATGTGGCTTCTATATGGCACCATCCTTGTTTTAGCGATTATTGTTTTTAAGCTCGGCTTTGCAAGACGTTTACCGATTTTAAAAGCATTCGTGATTTATTTGTTTTTGATTTTTGGCTGCACGTTCCTCACATTTCTAGGAATCTTCCTGCCAGTAGCAGAAGGACTGGTTGTGGCAGCCGCCATTTTGATTATTTATAAAATAAGGCTGCATCGTGCGAAAAAAGAAGGAACAGTCAATACGTAA
- a CDS encoding YlaI family protein — MRVKCSLCEKLETIDDDTLVAKRLRNRPIHTYMCDDCQERIKIKTEARFKTGRFSLYQDPATKEKKKKKGKKEQKT; from the coding sequence ATGAGAGTGAAGTGCTCATTATGTGAAAAGCTTGAAACCATTGATGATGATACACTTGTTGCTAAACGGTTAAGAAACCGGCCAATTCATACATATATGTGCGATGACTGCCAAGAACGCATTAAAATAAAGACAGAAGCTCGCTTCAAAACTGGCAGATTCTCTCTTTATCAAGATCCTGCGACGAAAGAGAAAAAGAAGAAAAAAGGAAAAAAAGAACAAAAGACATAA
- a CDS encoding YhcN/YlaJ family sporulation lipoprotein, which translates to MRLFLTLFMIQTIILLGACQQQEKPEALDKQDGRQHVVRVSDSSKKKTNQARPSTDVARHLVNVTEHVADVNDATAIVIGRYAVVGIDVKDDLDRSKVETIKYSVAKALRNDPEGANAVVVADPDTVSRLKEMGKEIQAGRPVSGIMDELAAIVGRVMPEMPRNEIDRNEKDPTNAPNNQLKEQDQKQLDQNQNDQSNHHMNQKK; encoded by the coding sequence ATGCGACTATTTTTGACATTATTCATGATTCAAACGATCATTCTGTTAGGTGCTTGCCAGCAGCAGGAAAAGCCAGAAGCACTGGACAAGCAAGATGGACGCCAGCACGTAGTACGAGTGTCAGATTCATCGAAGAAAAAGACAAATCAAGCCCGCCCATCCACAGATGTTGCGCGGCATCTTGTCAATGTGACAGAGCACGTAGCAGATGTCAATGATGCAACGGCAATCGTCATCGGCCGCTATGCTGTTGTTGGTATTGATGTAAAAGATGATTTAGATAGAAGCAAAGTAGAAACCATTAAATATTCAGTTGCAAAAGCGCTGAGAAATGACCCGGAAGGTGCAAATGCTGTTGTGGTTGCTGATCCAGATACAGTCAGCCGTTTAAAAGAAATGGGCAAGGAAATTCAAGCAGGCCGTCCTGTAAGCGGTATTATGGATGAACTAGCTGCCATTGTCGGCCGCGTGATGCCAGAAATGCCGAGAAATGAGATCGACCGTAACGAAAAAGACCCGACAAATGCTCCGAACAATCAGCTTAAAGAGCAGGATCAAAAGCAGTTAGACCAAAATCAAAATGACCAATCAAACCATCATATGAATCAGAAGAAATAA